The stretch of DNA tttaaaatatatatatgagattcttaaatatttctggaagttttcattttaataaaacaaaaacaaaaaaaacgcgttcataaaaaatatgaaaatgatCTGCTGGAGAAATACAGTGGAATCGTCATAGGACAATTCCACCAAATTGAAGTTATcgggttgatttttttgttcaagaaTGAGAGTTTGTTTACTTTTCGACTTTAAGTGATTTTTCCGAAAGAAAAACGATGGAAAACTTTACAAATGCTCCCCCAGGACTCAAATCTCTCTTTGATGAATGCCGAAGAGTGTATCCTGATCAGAAGAATCCCCTGCAAGTTAGCACTATTCTGAAATACTGGTTGGGAGGAAATGACGTCCTTGACTACATCACTATGTATGACAATAAAGGGGATCCTGCAAGGAATATCCCACCTCACTGGCATTATGTATCCTTTGGGCTGTCTGGTTAGTACTTTTGACTTACCTCCTATGAAAACAAGAGACTGAATTCCAAATTTAACCACAGACCTGCACGGAGATGGAAGAGTCCATATTCCAGAACCATCAGCAGACTTGGAGTTTCGTTCAGGAATGGGATTCGAATTGACTTTTCGTCTCCTGAAGACTGACGACAAGAATCAGCGTCCACCAACTTGGCCTGCAAATCTCTTGCAAGATCTTGCCCGATATGTTTTTACGACTGGGAATCGTTTTTGCGTGGGAGACAACATTCCCTGGCCGAAAAAATCTCTGGACAATACGGattctaaaattcttcataTGCTCATTGCTGAAGATGCTCAGCTTAGAAGGAAAGAAACCCCCTTTGGCTGGGTGGATTTTTGTCAAATAGTCGGAGTGACTAGTGAGGAGCTCGAGCAAGCATCCCGATGGAATGGCAAGGGTGTCCTCAATCTTCTCAGTAATAATCCAAtgtaagaaatgaaatttgctTTATGAATTCAATGTGATGAAACTTacaagttcttttttattgtttctagGACGGGAGGCGAATTTCTCGTAACGGATATGAAGAGATCCAAAAGTGTCTTTGAGCTCTTTCCCGAAACTCTCCGTGAGCTTGAGGATGATCTGGAAAAAGAAGGTTCAGATTTAGTTGGCGTGAATGCTGAATTTacctttaaagaatttccagCTGTAAGTTCTTCGAGGAATAAAAATGGGGATTGTgttaggtaaaaaaaaacatatatcCTTTTCAGATCTCCATCAAACAAGAAGTCAAAACGGATGATTATCCCGAAATGCCCGCCATGGATGTTAGCCGAgaatatatttcaatgaaagcTGAAGAATTCTCACCGTTTTCCTCTTCAATGAGTACCAGCAACTCCCTAAGCATGAGCGGACCAATTGATACGAAACCCCTAACAGGACACTCAGTTCCCCTGGGTGGAATTGAATTTACCCTAGCCCCCTATGCCACCAAATTCCTCGTGCTCGCCATAAAGGATCGCATTAGACACGGTCGCCACTTTACATTCAAGAGTCAGAGTCTCGCCGTGACATTTGTGGCGGAATCAGTGACGGGAGCAATGGTAAATCGTCGACATCCCTACGCCCTCATTGGCTACTGGATGCAGATTCTCATCCCCGATGACTTGGTACCACGTATGCTGAACGCCTTTGAGGGAATCACcgaaaaatttaacaatctCAGCCTCCCCATGGAATTTGAATTCCTCGACAAGGGTTTGAAAATCATCATTGACAATCCACGTATGACTGAATCGAAAATCTTCCTGCCATGAACCCCACCGACATGTGCCTCGAAATTCTTTCGTATTTTATACTTAATCGTATATTCTCCCTTGActaagcaactttttttttatatcttccACAAATTCTCCACGAAGAATTTAATATACAGATTTTTTATACTTATAAAACCAGTGAGATTTCTTTGATGGTCTTCCTCTGGGGCAAACTTCTTCAGCATCTTATTACATTTTATCTGAAATTAATTCATCATTTAGCAACATCAATCACTTGCAGGAAAACGATGGCTGGGGGTTTTGGGTGGGTAGCAGAGAGACTCCGTGGGTGAGATAAGTACCACcgttttgtgtttttctctCTAATCGCGCACCACACCAAAAAACCCACCCCCGTGCGCTCGACGTCCAATATATTCAGCATTTATTAAGCGGCACATAAAAAGCATTCCATTCTCTCAAAgagcaccaccaccaccacccgaGAGGGATGAGCTCGTGAAGGCGTCGCTAAATTTGCCAAGGAGAGTATAAAGTTGGATGAAAAAGTTGAGGGCAATAGAGTGTGGGGTGTGGATGATGAGATCAACCCTTATGGACATTTTTGTCGTGTCAAGTAATGCCTCAACAATATCATTTAACATTGAATGGGGACAGAGGAAAATGACTGTGGAAAATTATCAGGGATTTTGTTGGGGAAATTTTACTAAAGCACATTGgctaaaatgtcttttatctTTTGCGCTGTTGGAAGATGTACATAGGTGGGGCTGGGGGAGGGTGGTGGAAATTTAGCTTTTCACTCTCTCAGAGATTGTGCTAAAATGTATATCCATGAAATGCACTGTAGAATAAAATGCGcgtgaaaattctcttacAAAATTGCTTTGAAATTAGATGAGGAGCTGCCCGGAAAAGTCGCGTGTCTCTTCAAGGGTTAGTGAAAATCTCTGTTAAAGAAAATGGGGCGACAGAGCCGAATTCTCAGTGTCATTAGGTGGTCTTTAAAAGTAGAATTGtacaatttttctaataacttttaaattatttattaaagagcatcgagattaaaaatatttgacttttaaaaagatttaataaaatccctttttgagaaatatttaaaattaaataatgaacaaaatttagaattattgctatttttttcaatattagtACATGTACCATTATTAACTAAAATCTTATGTAGCAGGAAGTAAATGAAGCGACAAATGAGCCTAATTGGCGTCTGAATCCTTCCCTGGGTATACAGAATTGAAATGTACTCTCGGAGCGTTCTCTGCATGTGCAGAAAAATACTATTACATAGTTTAGTTGGAAACATAAAGAGAGCACCGTCGGTCGTCCGCTCTTTTGATTCCGGGAGGGATTAATTGAAATACCAAGCATTCCACAGTCGCATCATCCCACCGAAATCCTTCCACCCACTTTAACTGCTGTTTTCATTCTCTCTCCCCCAATTCGAAGATATTTTCTATGTATACGCAAGGATAAAAGCTACATTTTCCGTTTAAAACCATGAAAAGAGCGAGGAACATACATTAAGAATCAAATCATTGAATATTTCGAGGCGAAACTTGGCTCTTTTACCCTCCTCATTACAACCAATAAATATTCTACATTTCCCAAAAAGTTATTTCttccgttaaaaaaataattttaaaacttttgttACGATTAAATAACCAATCTGCAATACATACATAGTCTTAATTATAATTACACTATGCTAATGACAATTATTTCTAAATATATAGATTAAAGGATTACTTAATTGATTTGAATCtgataaaaaacatttctgataaaaagctgttttttttttaaatcaaaaaccaATGTTGATTTCTAAGTCCGGTAACTACGAAATGTATGAAATATCTTAATAtccatttttaattgatttttttcgctATGTTTAAGGAACTGCTGAATACCTATCTATCTATCCTTATTCACAGATAAGAATTGCATTTGAAATCCAATTTTGAGTGGCTCCAAAATGAAGACTTTCCATCCTTTCCATaatagaatttcaaaaattcccaattttctcattctaaATCACACGTCGGCTTACCACAATACTTTCcataatatttacattttacaagTTAGAAAAGTTCTATAGCAAAGCagcaaaatgtattttttaataataaaaagaaaagagcaCGGATTGAGGAAGCCTGTTCTGCACCTCACTTTATCTGTCGTAAACGTTAAGTGACGCGGAACATTTTGTTGTGTACAAAAATTATCTAATAAGAGGGGTTACCCTATTTCtgtataggaaaaaaaaataataattgtccTTTTACTTGACAAGAGCATCACTTCAACCCCTAATCTTGTCTTACAGAATGAATGCGGGTGTATTTTGTCCTACCAAGCACggtattattttattttttttttataatttcagtATCATGTTAGGTAGCTATttgaaataatcaaaatttgattaatcCACATATGCAGACAGAAAATaaggattttttcaaaaatctatctaaaatctttaataagatttctttagaagatttacttttaaaagaaatatttcacatacATAAATCGTAGACAAAGTTACTAAAATCGGATTTCGTTTTACATTATTTAGTAAATGGGTAGGTACCTAATTTacggaataaaaaatatcgatGAACTTGTGGTATGAAGTCATATGTAAGCCTGGGGAATCACCCACTCTGTAACTTCCTATGTGCCAAGGCGAAATAGAATAGAATTGCAAACCTAAAATTTAGACTAACCCAAATAAAAGCATATAATTTGCAACTTAACACTAAATTTTGATCTTTGGAAGAACTAAGTATTTATCCAAAAACTATAAGTAGAACAATCGACACAAATTAGAATTATACCTATGTAGTAGTGctatctttcaattttttttaattttcagtagAAATAATTTGCATTATATATTGGATTACCCTGATGTAATATCATTAgaggaatttaattgatactgaaacatttcaacaaaaaaatgttgtacaTTCACCCTTGAGAGCTTGAGGGGGAAAATCaaagtgataaaattaaaaaatcatgtcCTCTGTAGTTAGCACGTGTTCCACCCCATTCATTTTTGCAGCCCATAAAATAGGAAGGGTGAGCTCGAGAGGATACACTTGCTAAATCCATTTCacagttgagaaaaaaaagatgctcATGATTAAATTGCGGGGTTGATGGGATGCATATTTGACTTTTTCCCTCTTCACCCATGGCAcacagagagaattttcattgtcgGGGCAATTTTATGAGAATCTCAATGGAGGGAGGTATAATATAATTTGGGATGgttgaaaaatcaacaaaaggtAGATTTGATAATTTAATGAGATAAATGACAAATTACCCCACACAACGAGCACGTGGcggcaattaattttcatctaaCCCACAGGAAAATTGCGTGTAGACATTTAAGACATCATTAGATCACTTTCCATTTCACCAGAGGAGGCCTCTTTTACAGGGTTTGGTGGGGGTTGTGTGGGATTAGCCCGAGACTGAAGGAGAAAGTGATGAGACCCCCTGTAAGGAATTTTGATCATGCTAGTAATTCACCAAATCTTCTTACCTGTCATCATTCTATATAATATATCTATATATGTACACATGTATGTAAAACACTTTCTCTCAAACAATTTACCCTCAACCTCCTGCCACACATTATACCAACATAATCTCAACTCTAGAATTTGAAGGGGGCTCCAAGAGACAACACACAAGACATTCAAGCATCTCCTCAACAAACACTCGACTCAAGCACAACACCCactaataatattttccatataatGCCACAAGTTGATATAATTTGTTGAGGGGTGGTCGATATTTATGCTTTTCGATTGGTCACACTCAATATTTCATCAATACTCACCCTATTATTTATATTGTATTCACGAAACCAATAGAATCCAAGTTAAACGCTTCACAATAAAGAGCTTctctgctctttttttttttaatttcatcctGTCTGTCCAACTAGACGGCTAAATGAAGCTTAGGAAGGACTTAATGAGATTTTGCAAAACGTAACAGATTTAATTAGGGCTCTGAGcgttaattaaattgatggaCTTTTGACTTTAATGATGAACATGGCAGAACAAACAAACCAAGGGATTCTCCACATATCCGTTGCATAACCAAAATCCGATTAAAATGGTCTTTCATTGGCTCACAGTtctgtatatatacatatagtatTCTCATTATAGGTAGCTATTTCCATGGTCATTGCATACATTTTTGAATATCTGGTAATTAAAAGAGTATCTATTTAATCTCTCAGTCGACAAACAAATGTTTTATCCATTGTTAATTCCACCTTTGGCTTCATctaaaataaaaccaaaatacttttcagagagaaaattttagaatacaTACGGGTGTACTTGAGAAATTATCAAAACTTCACCATTGCTGATTACGGACATAAGAGATAATTTTGGGCCACTTCCGTCCATACCAGTAGTGCTTTgttcaaaatgtttattaatttcGTTACCCCGAAATTCTGTTTTtgatacaaattaaattgcaaaaaggggTTGCAAACATCCAGTTCCACCCAGCAaattatatttgaaatattaattaaaatgaattgcaGCACGATTTATACTGGCGATATATCTGTCTGTTTAAAATTCACGTAATTTAATTATCGTTCCACTTGGCCAACAGTGAATATAAGTACAATTCTATGTTGCATTTTGCAATCACAaccccaaaattaattttaccaACTCCAATATTGCCCCATACACTAATATGGACCCATTTTCCAGTGAACTCTTCTACAATGCGTTAAGTTTGTGTTATGACTATCAATAAAAACTTCATAATTTTCCTGCACACAAATTTTTCCTCCGTGGGTGgcttttgtgtggaaattttcGGTCTATTGGGCCCATTCTCCTGTGAAGCTTTAGGGGGATGTAGATGAAAGCACAAGTGAAGATAAAGTTTACTGTGCGGAGCTTTTGCAAGCCTGTGGGTGTGGAAAGCGCGCCCCTTTTTCAGGAAATTTGTGGGGAGGTAAAACACAAAGAATTCTATGAGCTCCCTTTCGCATGGCGGGGAgataatgaaataatttctaGCAAGAATTTTCACCAGGGTCGAAATATCCATTATTATGTGAGTTGAACCAAAAAAGATATTACTCTGtcatgaaaaacaaaaaaaaacattgattttctttttactttaagTGAAATAATACggttaaagatttttgattgaagcaattaaaaattgGTTTCTTGAGTCAAATTCTAGTTTTGTTAGttaattttctacttttcaTAGCCTATGCCTGATAAAGTGGGTAAGATAGGTAAGGGATTACGAATTAGTTATATATCTCATTCAAAGTGTAgtcttgaaaattctttaagatttttcttaattttttatcattaaaagttaCGATCATTCTATAgcagaaatttcatttaatctaattataaaacaaacccgaaaaagatttttttgatgtTAGTACGACCCTGGTAAAACACAACTTTAATGAAAAGCCTTTCGCGATGTTTaatcaaaatggaaaatttaattttccaatagaCGCATAAAAGATTATCGTGTTGTGATAGAGAATTTACCGTCATAAAGATATGCTTTTGtcaataatgaatttattgtatGAAATATTGCTCATAATGACAAAGGATGGCTCACATACATGCGAATAAAATTTGTCCCTTTCTCGGTTACACACTATTGAGATAATTTATCACAATAATGAGCAACTTAGtctttggtttttttaataagaattttcaaaggcATTCTTGACAAGTAATTCGTGAGTCATGAGACGAACATAATAATAGCCCATGTTATTGGAATTAGAtataattttccggaaaattgctacgggttttttttttattaaaccaCCCCCTCATTGAGTGTATTTGTGGTAAAAGCAAAACTTTTATCCTTCGACCCAGCCGCAGGGAGGACGCATGCGTTCATGCTGTTGCAGAGGGAGAAAATCCACCAAAGAGGAAAGGATGGAAAAATTCTGGGAAATGTAGGCGTGTTCAGAGCAATTTTGAATTGTTTATTCTTCACTCGCGTTCCATAACGCGTCCATCAAGCCACGGAAAAACGCGGGGGAGGGGGGAAACATCTCAATCCGCCATCATCATTTATGATGTGGTTTCTCATTCCATCATCAGCATTTTCCCTCAACATAGAGACACACAACTCTCAACGAGGATTTGGCGCTTTTGGTGTGGGCAGGAAGAATTTCAGCAGCAGAGACTTCAAAAGGAGAAGCAAAACGCAAGATGCTGTACATATTGCGAATGGAGAATAAAGTTAGCAATAGCAAAAGGGAAATACCTTTCTTTTCTGCTTCCATTTCATTACACTATATTGCATTTTTCTGTCGCGCGATGATTGAAAAGATTCCTTCCGTTGTGATGTCTaaatttgtaagaattttaaaattacaaaatctccACCAAACAAATGCTCCAAAtttagctgttttttttttcatttgcctTGCTCCATCTATCCTATATCGCACACCAATTCACCATGATATTGCCAATACTTTTGATTACTCAactataaacaaaaattttaatattatatcccgaaaaatctttcatcaaaaattgttATATAGTAAAGCGCTGCCATATTGAATagaaatttccaatttttcaccTCAGTGCATTTTCCTCATTGTGCTGTTGCAAAATTTGATTTACACAAAAAAGCAGACTGAAGAgccacaaaatgaatttttaatataggACCCACccatcaaacaaaaaaaaaaccacccacATCCCCAACTCAATATTCCAGCAGCATATGCAGAGTACGAAGACTTTCAAACaaatcaaaaaactttttgttcTGCATCTCGCATGGAGGCATCCAGGGGTGTGGTATAAGCAGCCCCcgagaaaagtttttgaggtggtatttttaattttccatcataaATATTCCGCGCTGCCGCGAAAAAGGCAACAAGAGTGTATgtatacacatacatatatacaacaAACGAAAATATTCATAGAAAGACCAACACTGATTTTTCATTatggaaatatttatgaaaattctttaagtaCACACCAACCACCCCCGCAGACTCAATTTATAtctcaatggaattttaattccaccaataaatattcttctttgttaaaatgaaatgtaatATGTTGtgcatattattttttaatgtcggaaagttttgttattttaaccctttgctATTGGGTagtttattggaaaaaaactaaataatacCTACAGATTTTGGTGAaataaactgttttttttttcttatgaaaggattttaattaatattaaagacATAAGATGTTGGCATGTGAcagaaaaaactgaaaaattgatCTTCTCTTCACGatattcattcaattaattccttAGATCCAActtatttgtgaaaatgtattttttttaatgtcttttgcAGATTTTGCAACTTACAACATCTACCCAATTAGTCTTTAAATGCCTTAAacctataaattatttaacagaACGATTTAAGTTTCCAAAGAAGATCTAActaatggaaattattttgcattataatttcacgtgaatatttttcattgcatAAAAAGGGTTACATTTCATAAAAGTTCTTctttaatgtaataaaatgtcCTTGCTCTAGTTTACTACAAAACTACTAAATTTGTTATTTGATATAGTAGAACGCAAAAACGTAAACGTACATATCATAGCAATTTTTACCTAAAACACTAATAATTCagcaaattcacaaaagaacAACAGTGGGAgctaattgaaagaaaaagcataaattatTGGCGCTTATTTTGGTCGAccataattaaattgaattcattcACCACCCATAAAATCAGTTTGGGGTTTTCCTAGTTTCCCTTCTATGCACCATCATCCTACCATTTCTCCTCTCTATATCCTTTGTATTCATAGTAAATATAGCGGAAGCACACAGAGCTTCTATGTTATTACCTCATCTCTCTCTCCATGGCCCTTTATTGAGATTGGGGTGGAAAAGAGGCGGAGTTTCGTGTTTATATCACTTCACCGGAGGAGAGCTGGAGTGGGAATGTAATAATCaacattgtattttttttctaaattagaCTCTAAAAACtcaatgataaaaatttttcaagatttttttcaaaatacaaATTGTGTTGGAATTAATAGAaacttgaataaaaataaataaataaattaatatttgtgtAAAGAATGGCGGGGAAATGGCCAATGTGGCAACTGCGCACTCTCACACAGCATCCCACCATGCTGATTGAGAATCTCAATGATGGGGCAGCACACGTCCATATTAAATCAAGACCTTCTTCACTCCCCATTTTATAATGAGGGTGGTATATTAGCGTAATAATGATTGAGAACACCACGTATTCCATCACCAACTTCCGTCGCAACAGCACTGTTTCTTGATCAACCGACCCTCGTTGGGATTTTACCATATACGACCTGCAGGAGGGAAATTCATCATTCTTCTTGTGAAGCTGGTCAGGAACGGACGAGACAGTGCTCCCTCCGCAAAGTATTAtacctaaatatttaatgtgacTGAAAGTTGTTTTTCTGTAAAGTGTATCGTCTATAAACTAAATGACTCAAAGTTaataagatcttttttttaatgtgaaattgttccaaaaaaataaatataatttttacctAATCCGACAAGTGGATATTCACGAGCCATGAAATTTTGAGAGGTACGCCAAAGGGGTTTtcttagacaaaaaaaaactataggAGCCCCCACATAATATAATTGATGTAAATTATTACAATTTCTCCTACTCTTTGTCACATTATTCATGATTAtcaagtgaagaaaattatcttcatTTCATAGATAGTTGCATCAGTAAATTGTGCTACGAAGGTGTTGagtttatttcaaattttttaaccaGAAACCAttgtttcttaaaaaaattttgtacaaCCATACGACACATTacgaaaaatattcatcaagaAGGACACGAGAAATAATAGTTTGTGTGTTAGAAAGAAATTAGTGAATAGTAGGTAATATCTGTGAAATGTGCGGGGgttaaaaaaagaggaataCACTTTGATGTGCATCTTCAGGAAGGCGGAACGGCGGAGGAAAattttagttgatttttttttttcgtttatgCTGCTAAACAGTTCTTCACCTCGAAATAGAGAGACACATACTGTATATAATAGGCAAATTGAAGAGACGCACAAAAGGaagtttaacaaaaaaaattatatatgcaCGGTATATTAAAATACCACCACCATTCGCACAAACAATAGTTTCAAATGCGGGTAAATTAATATGTGTTTACCTAATATCTCAGTTTTATTGTAATTACAGTTTAGTTTTGTCGCTGCACTTGTATCGTGTGTCAAAGAGTCGAAAAAAGTGAGGCAAAAGAACTAAAAGTGCGGTCTGAAATATCCGGCAAACGAACTCTGAGAGATCGAGTAGAAACTGGAGAAACTGTGTCCAAAGAAATTCGAGAAAGGGTCATCATATCTCCTTCTATGACTCTCCTATGAAGAATTTGAGTGAATTGAATGTTA from Lutzomyia longipalpis isolate SR_M1_2022 chromosome 1, ASM2433408v1 encodes:
- the LOC129797192 gene encoding suppressor of fused homolog, which gives rise to MENFTNAPPGLKSLFDECRRVYPDQKNPLQVSTILKYWLGGNDVLDYITMYDNKGDPARNIPPHWHYVSFGLSDLHGDGRVHIPEPSADLEFRSGMGFELTFRLLKTDDKNQRPPTWPANLLQDLARYVFTTGNRFCVGDNIPWPKKSLDNTDSKILHMLIAEDAQLRRKETPFGWVDFCQIVGVTSEELEQASRWNGKGVLNLLSNNPMTGGEFLVTDMKRSKSVFELFPETLRELEDDLEKEGSDLVGVNAEFTFKEFPAISIKQEVKTDDYPEMPAMDVSREYISMKAEEFSPFSSSMSTSNSLSMSGPIDTKPLTGHSVPLGGIEFTLAPYATKFLVLAIKDRIRHGRHFTFKSQSLAVTFVAESVTGAMVNRRHPYALIGYWMQILIPDDLVPRMLNAFEGITEKFNNLSLPMEFEFLDKGLKIIIDNPRMTESKIFLP